TCCTTGGCCTAGTTTATCTTTGAATGAGTTGGTCATTCTCTTAACTTCTGAGTAGCTGTATCTTTTAGGAGCTATGGATTCATAATCTCGAATGAAGGCCTCAAAATCTGCGTTCTCTGTCAAATTCCTGGACAGGAAGTTTGACATAATTGATGACATTTTCTTCCTTCTGCATATGCAGACGATTATACTTATGATGATCATTCCGATGATTGCAAAACCAACACCTGTCATAAGAAATAAGTTATGAATTAGTCTTAGTTGTTTTTCTGtagagattttgaaaattaaaaaaacaatttaaaaaaaaaaaaaaagaaaattctgatTCGGAAGCTTGATTAAGTTCTGATATTTTGAAGAGCAAAAGCAATTCATAAATCCGTGTTACCTATTCCAAGCTTCCGTCCCAAATTAAGAGAGCTGCCTGAATCATTCACAGTCAAGAAAATGTCAGAACACAATAAAACAGAATTCGGAAGAGAGGAAACAGAGTTGAAGCACTCAGAACAAGTGTAAAATTAAAGGCAAGAGAATCAGTAAATTATGATTGTGGTTTAAGGGTAATTATATAGTAGAATGCAAGTTTACAGATATGCTTAATTGATTAACAAAGGTAACACTAGTATAGGTAAACAACACTAGTGTGAGTATTAAGGTTTAATGAATATTTGATGGTAAGGTccaatatcttattatatatcaGAGTATTAATGTTTAATGGATGTTTGATGTCCCCTTTCCAAAACCAATATAATATAGTTGTTATTTAGAGAGATTTTAGAAGCAAAAGACCACTCACTCCCATGCAGGTAATTTCAGGAGCACAATAGATTCAGATTATATGGTAGTGTTTCAGATATTCTTATAACCctaaacaattttaattcagtACTTTATACCATATGTGATGATCTGTGGATTAAAGTAAAGTTATATGTTTATGTAAATGAAATCTTACATAATCAAGAACATgaatagaagaaaaaagaaacatgaATAAATCTCTGATAAATTTACCGTCATGGCATGTTTTATGATGAGTTCTATCTTGGCAAAAGCAAACGAATTTATCATTATCGAACCCACATCGCCCACCACTTGCCTCACAATTGCTGCAACTATGTGCATTCCAATTCAGGAGGAACCCCATCTTCAGAATGTCAGTATAACTCATATACCACAGATTGGCGCCGGTTTCAACATTCAGGGGGGCGTAAACGAAGGACTTGCAGGAATAATTCTGGAACAATTCCTTGTGAAAACCAGCAAAAGAATAGTTGTGAGAATCATCATCACTTGCACAACTTACAGGATAAGCAATGTCAGCAGGTGGATTCTCGGAGCAGTTGTACCAGAAGAAAAGATCTTCATCAGAGGAAACAAAATTGAATGGAGTTTGATTAAGAGAAAGATTGTAAAGAGGAGTTGGACATGAGGCCTCATAGGCTATGGAGTTGGCTAAACGAAGTGAGCTATTTTCATAGAAGATGTctttgatgaagaaattttcAGATGAAATGTTGAACACAGGTTTCTGGTCATTGCAGGTGATTTCAAAGTTGGGGTAGCCACAGAAAGACTCCTGCTCACCGGAAACCCAAAAGGGGTACTTTATAGTGAGGTTGCCACCGCAAGTTTTGGGTTCACAGGCCTGGAATTTTGAGGCAACAGAGACAGCCTGGTGGGCTGAGGTGATGAAGATGACAATGGAGAGAAAATTCCATGGAAAGGTGAAGAAAGTGGGAGGATGAGGATCCATTTGGGATGGAAGATTGGAGGAAAAAATGAGAAATgggaagagagaagaagagaaaaaggtggaggaaggaagaaggaaaataaTGTGTAGTCGGTGTGGCCTGGTTGGAGACTTTGAGAAGATTAGTTGTTTAgcttttgcttttcttcttgttgAATGAGACTTGAGTTGAAAAAACTGTTCTTAGACACAAAGTGACAAAGAAAGTAGATTGAACCAAAAGCAAAGATTTCTGCAACTTATATTAACAATTCCTAATGTGGGACTGAATCCAAACTAGTTTACATTCATCATGCATCTCAAAGAGAATGAGTCAAGATGAGATAAAGTTAAGTATTGTTTGGTTTAAGCTTGATTCGATTGAGTTTTTGTGAgactcaaacttgagctcaagtttgatgAGCTAAAAAGTTGTAAGATCAAGACTgagtttaagataaaaattgcTAGTTTAAGTTTGGGTTAAAAAATTGTAGTTAAACCTCGTAGTCTATATATTTATCAGTAATCCTTCATATTTAAAGTCTGGTGTTGGGTTTACGTGAATTTTAAGAGTTGAAGAGGTCATTTAAACTTTCATCCTAtgataaaaaagtttaaccAAGTGAAAGAAGTTCAAGggataaatgtaaaatattggGATAGTAATGGCAAGATtttgaacttttaaaaattcaatatgttatatttgaattgaaaaatgagaTGAAAAACTCACCAAGCCAAAAATAATAAGTTCAAGCTCCGTTAGACAATAATTGAACTTAACTCGATATGAACCAAGTCGTGAGCAATCTGTGGATGGCTCAACTCGTCTgctaattgaaaaaatttaacaaagatGAAATAGCCTAACCAAAGTTGaaattctgattttttttaaagtaataaaattatgcaaactcaattttaaatactcaattgaataataatacatcatcatatGTTTTTGTATTAATCAACTGAGTACTTAGTGCACATAGCATTGATATTTTTGAAGCTGGAATATAATTACGAGTGGGTAGGTGGGGGCATTTTGGGCACAAGGAATTAGTAATTCTAAATAAGTGGGGGATTTTGAGTTAGGCTTGATCGGTTGAACGAAAAAGTGGATTTAAATTAGTGCACATAGCATtgataatgaatttaaattataaatttgaattgggaatttaaactatgaatttgaaataaactaaaactaaactgagctaaatatttttttgtttgaatcaaacttaaaatatcactaattttaatataacaaatttgagctaaacttaaattaaatgattttttatgtaaatCTAATAGTAACAAAAGAGTTTTTGCATTCCTTCTGGTTCGTTTCTCCTCTTAATGCAAGGAATAGTGATTTGGGAAAATTAAATAAGTTGAGGAGATCCAAAGTCAACTTTATGATTTGATGTGAATAGTTTCAAGTAGAAAATTACAATCCGAAGCACTAAGACGtttataaaaccttaaaaaagtTACTTTCCAAAAAATTgtaacttaaataataaaaagaaaaagggataaGGTGTAAATAAATGAACCAGCAAAGTCAGGCAGATTCTGAGCTCCTTCGCTCATAGACTTAGATTAGTCCGACTCAGACTCTAACCAAGTCAAGTCAACTCCAATagatgtatacataattttatatataaatattatattatattatttttaatttttaattacctaatcatataataatacattattatttatgtatacataaatCACAAGTCATCATCGTAAACAAAATATAAGCAATAGCTGGCAACCATAGTCTTTTTTTGACTTGCCAAACAAGGCCAGAATAAACTTccaataattcattaattttcaaaattcattaatttaccctttttcaacataataacaaatatacccttttaaatttacataattttaattaaaatttatatgtaattatacaattgaatatacaaaattaccctttatataaaaattgaagttgaaacaacataattaataataatttgccaatgtgattttttattcACCAAATTCAAGGTAAAACATGTTCCTGCACTCGGTCTTCAAATATTTCAAGAATCAGAGAAGCATTACACAGGATGATTATGCAAAGAATTACCAAAAAACTTACCGAAAATGTTGGGGAGTTGAGTCAGGCCTTTTCTCGAATACATCAAATACACCATTGTTATTTGCAACATCATCAACCAACCTACATGCagaaaaactatcaaaataATCACAACACTGAACACACAATAATAGCTACATCCTAGCTATATGCATTATATAGAGAGGACCTCACTCTCAGGTTGGATTGGGTGCCTTACTGAGTTTCGATAATTCGAGGAGGCGAGGACGAATAGAGAGATTGTAACCATCAAAATATGACAGATTGTAAACAGCCGTTCAAACGCATCTCAATCGATAGATCATTACATCAAGAATCATAAAGCGTATCTATTTTCACCATTGGATCAGGTATAAACATCGAATCTTGATTTCCCAGATGAAAGAATAGAGAGAGAATACAGCCTGCAGTGAAAGAAAACCGCAGATATTTTGGGTGAAGAGAAGCCAAGGACTCACGTTTTTAATTGTCAAATTGTCCTCTTTGCCCTTTCTGATGATGGAATTAGTTAATGTTTGTTAACGGTTGAAAGTctggtatttaaatttttaaaatttaacgtATAAAAATTTGCCAATTggtcaaaccttggatggaaataagtcttttggcttttcaGATTTGATCAAAGGGTTTTGGTCTCGTGGTTGACCATCagaataacataattaaaattttgaaacaaatttgaGTATCATTAGGAATTACCCAatgttcatcattttattttatatatgtataatcttatgtttataaatatatttagattttaatacattaaatttaaatatccaaatgtaagtttttaaacgTTTTACTTTGAGATAAGATATGATTGCAGTATCTACGAAGATACAACATGTCTAGAAAAATATCTAAGAAgatacaaaaatataatcattactTTGAGATGAGATAAGATATGATTACATTTTCCAAGGATTAATTCATGACATAGATACAGTTGAAGAATATATTGACGGcctagaagaagatgaaaataaaaaaggttcaGGTGGAATTAGCAAGTCTTTAGAACTTGCTTGTAACAAGTCTAATGCCTTATTCATGGATGGTCTATCCGATGGTCGTGTTTGTATGCACCATAAACCAACAATAATCATTTTCTTTGCAATTTCATTTTCCTCACTGCTATTAACTCCATGCCATTTTAACTCTTTGCCTTGCTGAACATGCTTGTAAATCCAATGTGGAAAATACATTTCACTAGAATGAAGATTACCTTCAACATCTTGGCTTTTTCTTCCTCCAACCATCTCCAGGATCATCGTTCCATAACTGTAAACATCAGACTTATGCGAAACTTCTCCGAAGTTTCTATTAAATACTTCTGGAGCAATATACCCAATTGTCCCCCTAGCCACTAGCATCGACACAATGCTCTCCTTGTTGAGGCATAATTTTGCAAGGCCAAAATCAGAGATCTTTGGACATAGATTTTCATCAAGAAGAATGTTGTGAGGTTTTATGTCAAAATGCAAAATTCTTGTGCTGCACCCGCGATGCAAGTACTCTAATCCTCGAGCTATTCCAATGGCGATTTCATACATTTTTTCCCATCCTAAACATTGACTAGCCTGCAAATTTTTCTCATTGTATATGAATTTTTCCAAGGAACCATTCACCATGAATTCATAGATTAGAGCTCTCTTGTTGCCCTCTAAACAAAAACCAAGTAGTCTAACAACATTAACATGAGATGTTCTACTAATGCTTGCAACTTCATTAATGAATTCTTGACCATTCCCTTTGGAGGCATTTAGGAGTTTCACTGCTACAATATTTCCATCTGATGACTTCCCTTTGTACACACCACCATAACCTCCTTGGCCTAGTTTATCTTTGAATGAGTTGGTCATTCTCTTAACTTCTGAGTAGCTGTATCTTTTAGGAGCTATGGATTCATAATCTCGAATGAAGGCCTCAAAATCTACGTTCTCTGTCAAATTCCTGGACAGGAAGTTTGACATAATTGATGACATTTTCTTCCTTCTGCATATGCAGACGATTATACTTATGATGATCATTCCGATTATTGCAAAAGCAACGCCTGTCATAAGAAATAAGTTATGAATTAGTCTTAGTTGTTTTTCTGTAGAGAttttgaagattaaaaaaacaatttaaaaaaaaaaagaaagaaaattctgaTTCGGAAGCTTGATTAAGTTCTGATATTTTGAAGAGCAAAAGCAATTCATAAATCCGTGTTACCTATTCCAAGCTTCCGTCCCAAATTAAGAGAGCTGCCTGAATCATTCACAGTCAAGAAAATGTCAGAACACAATAAAACAGAATTCGGAAGAGAGGAAACAGAGTTGAAGCACTCAGAACAAGTGTAAAATTAAAGGCAAGAGAATCAGTAAATTATGATTGTGGTTTAAGGGTAATTATATAGTAGAATGCAAGTTTACAGATATGCTTAATTGATCAACAAAGGTAACACTAGTGTAGGTAAACAACACTAGTGTGAGTATTAAGGTTTAATAGATATTTGATGGTAAGGCccaatatcttattatatatcaGAGTATTAATGTTTAATGGATGTTTGATGTCCCCTTTCCATAACCAATATAATACAGTTGTTATTTAGAGAGATTTTAGAAGCAAAATACCACTCACTCCGATGCAGGTAATTTCAGGAGCACAATAGATTCAGATTGTATGGTAGTGTTTCAAATATTCTTATAACCctaaacaattttaattcaatacttTATACCATATGTGATGATCTGTGGATTAAAGTAAAGTTATATGTTTATGTAAATGAAATCTTACATAATCAAGAACATgaatagaagaaaaaagaaacatgaATAAATCTCTGATAAATTTACCGTCATGGCATGTTTTATGATGAGTTCTATCTTGGCAAAAGCAAACGAATTTATCATTATCTAACCCACATCCCCCGCCACTTGCCTCACAATTGCTGCAACTATGTGCAGTCCAATTCAGGAGAAACCCCATCTTCAGAATGTCAGTATAATTCATATACCACATATTGGCGCCGGTTTCAACATTCAGGGGGGCGTAAACGAAGGACTTACAGGAATAATTCTGAAACAATTCCTTGTGAAAACCAGCAAAAGAATAGTTGTGAGAATCATCATCACTTGCACATCTTAGAGGATAAGCAATGTCAGTAGGTGGATTCTCGGAGCAGTTGTACCAGAAGAAAAGATCTTCATCAGAGGAAACAAAATTGAATGGAGTTTGATTAAGAGAAAGACTGTAAAGAGGAGTTGGACATGAGGCCTCATGGGCTATGGAGTTGGGTAAACGAAGTGAGCCATTTTCATAGAAGATGTCTTTGCGTATTAATCAACTGAGTACTTAGTGCACATAGCATTGATATTTTTGAAGCTGGAATATAATTACGAGTGGGTAGGTGGGGGCATTTTGGGCGCAAGGAATTAGTGATTCTAAATAAGTGGGGGATTTTGAGTCAGGCTTGATCGGTTGAACgaaaaagtggaaaaaaaaagagacacgGCTTTTGGGTGACCGTTCTCCTCAGTCACATCACATGCTGTGAGGAATATTATGAAAGGAGAAAGTGCATCTTGAAAAGCAACCTAATTACTGCTTGTTACATGATGGACCACACCTCATATTTGGGTAAATTTGGCAGTAAAGTTCATAGAGGTTTCCATGATTTCAAGGAAATTTTTGAAGTGATTTCAAGGAAATCGGTCATGTGATAAAGATCAAATCAAATAGTAGACTTCATACTTAAACAAACCCATCAAAAGAAATATTCATCTTCCTGCCATGAGAAATAGAAAATTCCAATTGGGGTTAGGTTGAAGAAGACTTGGTCAAAGAGTGAGTTCAAGTTTGCGAATGAATATGTGATCATCAAGCTACCGATCTTCAATCCCATTTTGGTAAAAATTAAATGGTCAAATGGCTATCTCTAAAGTACGTTTGGTCACCCATCATTCACTTTCGTTAATGAATGACAATAATAAACCGATTTAGAAGACCAATGTAAGCGAATCGGGATTAATTTAAAGCAAAACCAAGAAAGGGAGAAGGTTAAATTGGAGCAGATGTGGAGGCTTAACCTCTGGGCTTGATTAAAGTGAGTTTCTGTTTATGGATACTAGGGTTTATTTGGATGGGTCTTAGAGATTTGATGAGATAAGGGATAGTTCAACTGAATTAgagttcaaatttatagttcagATTTATGGATCTAATTTTTCCGAAATGTatagttaaagttaataattcGAATTTGTAACTCAAAATCATGGTTTGACTTTACGtctcatttacaaaataatagtGTTTTAcacattatttgaataaaacgatatcgttttatcaataactataaattcgaactataaatttgaatcgtgaatttaaactatgaatttgaaataaactaaAGCTAAACTaagctaaatatttttttgtttgaattaagtttaaactaCCACTAATTTTAATGTAACAAATTTGACCTAAacttaagttaaattatttttttatttaaatccaaTTTGAACAAAAGAGATTTTGCATTCCTTCCAATTCATATCTCGTCTTAATACGAGGAAATAGTGAttcagaaaaattaaataagttgaGGAGAATCAAACTCAAGTAGAAAATTAAACAAGTACAAACCAGCacaaaagtaaagaaaaatggAGAAGGAAGAGCATACATACCTTTACCAGAACAAGTATGAGGGTGAGGCTTATCACGGCAAAGGCACACAAATTTCCCTGGATCCAACTCACCAGATCCGCATATCCCACCAGACAATCGGCACGCCGGACAGAGTCCGTTCTCCGCCTCATACTTCACTTCTAACCCTTCATTTAAAATGGCTTTCAGCCACTCCTGGTACTCTCGAGGTTCATGATAAACAAAATCTTCAATGAACCGAATAGGTACTTTTGTAACCTCGCTGCATGTTACAGTCTCAGTATGATTCGGAAAATAATCCAACTCGTCATCAATGGTGTAAAAGCCTCTCCTCGCTTCAATTCCCTGCTGATAGCAAGTATAATTATTTCGACCCAGCTGGGTTTCATCAGTGCAGTTATAGAATAAGCTCAGGTTTCGAACGTTTGAGCTGTAGCTGTAGAGAAATCGGTTGAAATCGACGCTAACTTCGGATCCGTCAATGCAAGAAGAAAAGTCCCCAGGGAGATCTTTTCTTGAAATTGTCACTGTTTGATCAGTTGTGTTGATGGCTAAAACTCGAAACTTCTGGGGCGGAGAATTTAGCACAGGGTGAATACTGTCTTCTTCACATGTGAGCTCGAATTCAGCTCGACCACAGTGCCCATGCCTATCTTTTCCCCAGAAAGGATAAGATATATTCAGCTCAAAATTCGGTCCACATGAGAAATTGTAGAAGCGATTGCAGACCTCGAACAGCTCATCGTCACAGTGAGATGAAGGGATGAAGAATAAGATGCAGAAGACTGTGAAAATCGTGCAGTGGAGAAGATTGTTCATTGTGAGGGAGAGATAAGAGAGAGTTGGTGAGGTATGGGATGtatatatgtcaaattttcTTGTAAGACTATTCGTAGTTAAGGAGAAATGGAGATGAAAATTCTCCACCAGCTGTAATATGTAGACGGAGAGACTTGGAAAAAGATCGCTTTTGactcaataatatatatatatatatatataattgggtgattttaaattaaaaattaagtaatacttaatcatgcgataatatatataaatatatattatttatatatctaaaatatttatatataatattactcttatatatatttttacgtaattaaaaaattttaaattaaaaataaaataatatttaattattattaatcctGTAAAAGAAATTTGACATATTTGACGGCATTTTCTTCCTTCCACATTTGCAGATGATTATTCTAATAATTGCAAAAACAATACCTGtcataagaaataaattatgaaatagtGAAATGGTCATAAATTAAATGAagcaatattttgaaaaacttgttaaatttgttaataaaattattttatgcattttaaatttatggaaaaaaaaaagaaataaattatctGTCTTTACTAAAACTAAATAACagttttctcttaaaaaaaattaataaattttttatccactctaaataataattataaaggtGAGGTTTATGTATGAtctcatttaatattttaacatcttaaaacattatatttaaattcatggaataatttttcattaattaactTTACTACCATTGAAAAGTGTTAGCTATTATTTGGATAatcaattttttctctttgttttctttaatcatttgagtttttatttgtGACCTTTTAAGTTCACTATGGTTTAATTGTGAGTTCACAAttgacttaaaaaatataaccaaaaGTTCATCAACTATAGTAAACATCTAGTAGTGGACCATAGTCCATGAACCGCaatgaagataaattttataaaagctTTTTTTGATCAtacatgtcatgtattaaaatatCTCTGTTGTTAAATTCCAACTAAGGGCGGGTTTATGGTATGTCAAATCTTTAGTCTTAATTGTTTATCAAATCACCGATCAATATATTTGGAACGTGCTATCACAAATAAGTTTTCATGTGACTTTTTTTATACTTTGGccaaatatttttgtttccaatatttatcgaCATCCTTTAAgaactaaaaatgaaattatttcgAGCCAACAGATTCCTTTTTAACTATCACTTGTTTtcgtatacaaataatgtatgataATTATATCTGACTTATTGTACAAGCCATGAATAGTCTCGTACTTATATACCATATGaaatatatgtatttgtatCGGATCCAACTGTAGCATCACAGGTCAAATGATCAAATGGTACACTAATAGAATCATTTGATgaatcattgactacatattacaTATTCATGCGATTCATCATAATCGATCATGTTCGAGAAATAGTTCATTAACCATTAGTCTATACTAATGCCTTAATTATACAACTTTCATAGTCACCCACACTAATATTATCTCATGATAGTCAATGGAAACATTCAACATGTCTATTGTGCTATGTCATTATCCAATTGATATCACATACATAAGGAATGCTTcgatgatttaatttttgaatatccATATCATTTGGACAATTCACATgcatacaatatatttaatggataaataaataaagtgaaaCATAACATATATGTGAAGTACAAGTTACTTCTTTTATTAGTACAAGATAAAATgctttgaaattgaaaacacaATTGATTTCTAAGACATATATACACTAACTActtgaagaaattaa
This sequence is a window from Mangifera indica cultivar Alphonso chromosome 20, CATAS_Mindica_2.1, whole genome shotgun sequence. Protein-coding genes within it:
- the LOC123204497 gene encoding LEAF RUST 10 DISEASE-RESISTANCE LOCUS RECEPTOR-LIKE PROTEIN KINASE-like 2.3, which gives rise to MNNLLHCTIFTVFCILFFIPSSHCDDELFEVCNRFYNFSCGPNFELNISYPFWGKDRHGHCGRAEFELTCEEDSIHPVLNSPPQKFRVLAINTTDQTVTISRKDLPGDFSSCIDGSEVSVDFNRFLYSYSSNVRNLSLFYNCTDETQLGRNNYTCYQQGIEARRGFYTIDDELDYFPNHTETVTCSEVTKVPIRFIEDFVYHEPREYQEWLKAILNEGLEVKYEAENGLCPACRLSGGICGSGELDPGKFVCLCRDKPHPHTCSGKGSSLNLGRKLGIGVAFAIIGMIIISIIVCICRRKKMSSIMSNFLSRNLTENVDFEAFIRDYESIAPKRYSYSEVKRMTNSFKDKLGQGGYGGVYKGKSSDGNIVAVKLLNASKGNGQEFINEVASISRTSHVNVVRLLGFCLEGNKRALIYEFMVNGSLEKFIYNEKNLQASQCLGWEKMYEIAIGIARGLEYLHRGCSTRILHFDIKPHNILLDENLCPKISDFGLAKLCLNKESIVSMLVARGTIGYIAPEVFNRNFGEVSHKSDVYSYGTMILEMVGGRKSQDVEGNLHSSEMYFPHWIYKHVQQGKELKWHGVNSSEENEIAKKMIIVGLWCIQTRPSDRPSMNKALDLLQASSKDLLIPPEPFLFSSSSRPSIYSSTVSMS
- the LOC123204500 gene encoding LEAF RUST 10 DISEASE-RESISTANCE LOCUS RECEPTOR-LIKE PROTEIN KINASE-like 2.5 isoform X1 — its product is MDPHPPTFFTFPWNFLSIVIFITSAHQAVSVASKFQACEPKTCGGNLTIKYPFWVSGEQESFCGYPNFEITCNDQKPVFNISSENFFIKDIFYENSSLRLANSIAYEASCPTPLYNLSLNQTPFNFVSSDEDLFFWYNCSENPPADIAYPVSCASDDDSHNYSFAGFHKELFQNYSCKSFVYAPLNVETGANLWYMSYTDILKMGFLLNWNAHSCSNCEASGGRCGFDNDKFVCFCQDRTHHKTCHDGSSLNLGRKLGIGVGFAIIGMIIISIIVCICRRKKMSSIMSNFLSRNLTENADFEAFIRDYESIAPKRYSYSEVKRMTNSFKDKLGQGGYGGVYKGKSLDGNIVAVKLLNASKGNGQEFINEVASISRTSHVNVVRLLGFCLEGNKRALIYEFMVNGSLEKFIYNEKNLQASQCLGWEKMYEIAIGIARGLEYLHRACSTRILYFDIKPHNILLDENLCPKISDFGLAKLCLNKESTVSMLVARGTIGYIAPEVFNRNFGEVSHKSDVYSYGTMILEMVGGRKSQDVEGNLHSSEMYFPHWIYKHVEQGKELKWHGVNSSEENEIAKKMIIIGLWCIQTRPSDRPSMNKALDLLQASSEDLLIPPETFLFSSSSRSPIYSSTVSMS